In one Pseudomonas sp. Bout1 genomic region, the following are encoded:
- the rpiA gene encoding ribose-5-phosphate isomerase RpiA — protein MTQDQLKQAVAQAAVDLILPKLDDKSIVGVGTGSTANCFIDALALHKGAFDGAVASSEATAARLKGHGIPVYELNTVSDLEFYVDGADESDAHLNLIKGGGAALTREKIVAAVAKTFICIADASKLVPVLGAFPLPVEVIPMARSHVARELVKLGGDPVYREGVLTDNGNIIIDVFNMQITNPVELERQINAIVGVVTNGLFAARPADVLLLGTPEGVKTLKA, from the coding sequence ATGACCCAGGATCAACTCAAACAGGCAGTGGCCCAGGCCGCCGTCGATTTAATCCTTCCCAAGCTCGACGACAAAAGCATCGTCGGTGTTGGCACCGGCTCCACCGCCAATTGCTTTATCGATGCGCTGGCCCTGCACAAGGGCGCGTTCGACGGCGCGGTCGCCAGTTCCGAAGCCACTGCTGCACGGCTAAAAGGCCACGGCATTCCGGTGTACGAGCTGAACACCGTCAGCGACCTGGAGTTCTATGTCGACGGCGCCGATGAAAGCGACGCGCACCTGAACCTGATCAAGGGCGGCGGCGCAGCCCTGACCCGCGAGAAAATCGTCGCGGCCGTGGCCAAGACCTTCATCTGCATCGCCGACGCCAGCAAACTGGTGCCGGTACTCGGTGCTTTCCCGCTGCCGGTGGAAGTGATCCCGATGGCCCGCAGCCACGTGGCCCGCGAGCTGGTGAAACTGGGCGGCGACCCGGTGTATCGCGAAGGTGTGTTGACCGATAACGGCAACATCATCATCGACGTGTTCAACATGCAGATCACCAACCCGGTGGAGCTGGAGCGTCAGATCAACGCCATCGTCGGCGTAGTCACCAACGGCCTGTTCGCCGCCCGCCCGGCTGACGTACTGCTGCTGGGCACCCCGGAAGGCGTGAAAACCCTCAAGGCATAA
- a CDS encoding SdiA-regulated domain-containing protein codes for MRRLAHPKPAFFILILIALVACGVVAQQFRLFERAWFNWQSWRHPADERSIGLGDYRVALEAQVIDGLNNDVSALTFDPVRNSLFTVTNKNAELVELSLDGKILRRIALVGFGDAEAVEYISDNTYVISDEGQQRLIKVHVDDDTRFLDAADAEQMTLGVHLGGNKGFEGLAYDSVGKRLFVAKERDPMLIYEVHGFPHFKPEKTYSVHVINNPKRDAGLFVRDLSSLQYDERSGHLLALSDESFLVLELDIDGRPLSSLSLLKGRHGLKQRVPQAEGIAMDNDGTLYLVSEPNLFYVFKK; via the coding sequence ATGCGTCGACTTGCCCACCCCAAACCTGCTTTTTTCATCCTGATCCTGATCGCCCTGGTGGCGTGCGGCGTGGTTGCCCAGCAATTTCGTCTGTTCGAGCGTGCCTGGTTCAACTGGCAGTCGTGGCGCCATCCTGCCGATGAGCGCTCGATTGGCCTGGGGGATTACCGGGTGGCGCTGGAAGCGCAGGTGATCGATGGCCTCAACAATGATGTCTCGGCCCTGACCTTTGATCCGGTGCGCAACAGTCTGTTTACCGTGACCAACAAGAATGCCGAACTGGTGGAACTGTCCCTGGACGGCAAGATCCTGCGGCGCATCGCGCTGGTGGGCTTTGGCGATGCCGAGGCGGTTGAATACATCAGCGACAACACCTACGTCATCAGCGATGAGGGGCAGCAACGGCTGATCAAGGTCCATGTGGATGACGACACCCGGTTCCTGGACGCGGCGGATGCCGAGCAAATGACCCTCGGTGTGCACCTGGGCGGCAACAAGGGGTTCGAAGGCCTGGCCTATGACTCGGTGGGCAAGCGCCTGTTTGTGGCCAAGGAGCGCGACCCGATGCTGATCTACGAGGTGCATGGCTTTCCCCACTTCAAGCCGGAGAAAACCTATTCGGTGCACGTGATCAACAACCCCAAGCGCGATGCCGGGCTGTTTGTGCGCGACCTGTCGAGCCTGCAATACGATGAGCGCAGCGGCCATTTGCTGGCGCTGTCGGATGAGTCATTCCTGGTGCTGGAGCTGGACATCGACGGTCGCCCCTTGAGCAGTTTGTCTTTGCTCAAGGGCCGCCATGGCCTGAAGCAGCGGGTGCCTCAGGCCGAAGGGATCGCCATGGACAACGACGGCACGTTGTACCTGGTCAGTGAGCCGAACTTGTTCTATGTGTTCAAGAAATGA